In Streptomyces durocortorensis, a genomic segment contains:
- a CDS encoding DUF742 domain-containing protein, whose protein sequence is MTPPPASPDPYGALHHASYDGEGDQPLVRPYAMTGGRTRPRYQLAIEALVSTTADPAHLGTLLPEHQRICHLCREVKSVAEVSALLSMPLGVARILVADLAEAGMVAIHQPGNGETGGAPDVTLLERVLSGLRKL, encoded by the coding sequence ATGACCCCGCCACCCGCCTCACCCGATCCGTACGGCGCACTGCACCACGCGTCGTACGACGGGGAAGGCGACCAGCCGCTGGTTCGCCCTTATGCCATGACCGGCGGCCGCACCCGGCCGCGCTACCAGCTCGCGATAGAGGCGCTGGTCAGCACGACGGCAGACCCGGCGCACCTGGGGACCCTGCTCCCCGAGCACCAGCGGATCTGCCACCTCTGCCGTGAGGTCAAGTCGGTGGCGGAGGTATCGGCGCTGCTGTCGATGCCACTCGGCGTCGCCCGGATCCTGGTGGCGGACCTGGCGGAAGCCGGCATGGTGGCCATTCACCAGCCGGGCAACGGAGAGACCGGCGGCGCGCCGGATGTGACACTGCTCGAAAGGGTGCTCAGTGGACTTCGCAAGCTCTAG
- a CDS encoding roadblock/LC7 domain-containing protein — protein sequence MSQAAQNLNWLITNFVDNTPGVSHTVVVSADGLLLAMSEGFPRDRADQLAAVASGLTSLTAGASRIFEGGAVNQTVVEMERGFLFIMSISDGSSLAVLAHPDADIGLVGYEMALLVDRAGSVLTPDLRAELQGSLLN from the coding sequence ATGAGCCAGGCGGCGCAGAATCTCAACTGGTTGATCACCAACTTCGTGGACAACACCCCCGGGGTGTCCCACACGGTGGTGGTCTCCGCCGACGGACTCCTGCTGGCGATGTCCGAAGGATTCCCGCGTGACCGCGCCGACCAGCTGGCGGCCGTCGCCTCCGGTCTGACGTCGCTGACCGCGGGTGCCTCGCGGATCTTCGAGGGCGGCGCCGTGAACCAGACAGTTGTGGAGATGGAGCGAGGATTCCTCTTCATCATGTCCATCTCCGACGGATCTTCGCTGGCCGTTCTCGCCCACCCGGACGCCGATATCGGTCTGGTTGGGTACGAAATGGCACTTCTGGTCGACCGCGCGGGCAGTGTCCTGACCCCGGACCTCCGTGCCGAGCTCCAGGGAAGTCTTCTTAACTAG
- a CDS encoding DUF742 domain-containing protein — protein MAAPTGGHPYDGEQRVPGEHGDNRFGFPGAPGGQGPGQYQPYQQPQGAHGAQGSEWPQQQPGSGWPQQPQQPQRYDAPQQQPRVQRQAPKAAKPAAHNPLVRPYAMTGGRTRPRYQLAIEALVSTTADPTRLQGQLPEHQRICRLCIEIKSVAEISALLSIPLGVARILVADLAEAGLVAIHQPGGDEAAGGQPDVTLLERVLSGLRKL, from the coding sequence GTGGCAGCACCCACAGGCGGACACCCATACGACGGTGAGCAGCGGGTTCCGGGTGAGCACGGTGACAACCGTTTCGGCTTCCCCGGCGCGCCCGGCGGGCAGGGCCCCGGGCAGTATCAGCCATATCAGCAGCCGCAGGGCGCTCACGGCGCGCAGGGGTCCGAGTGGCCGCAGCAGCAGCCGGGGTCGGGCTGGCCTCAGCAGCCGCAGCAGCCCCAGCGATATGACGCACCCCAGCAGCAGCCCCGCGTTCAGCGGCAGGCCCCCAAGGCCGCCAAGCCCGCCGCGCACAACCCGCTCGTCCGCCCGTACGCCATGACCGGCGGCCGGACCCGACCGCGTTACCAGCTCGCCATCGAGGCGCTGGTCAGCACGACGGCCGATCCGACCCGGCTGCAAGGGCAGTTGCCCGAGCACCAGCGGATCTGCCGGCTCTGCATCGAGATCAAGTCGGTCGCCGAGATCTCGGCCCTTCTCTCGATCCCCCTCGGCGTTGCCCGGATCCTCGTCGCCGACCTGGCCGAGGCCGGACTCGTCGCTATCCATCAGCCCGGCGGCGACGAGGCCGCCGGCGGCCAGCCAGATGTGACACTGCTCGAAAGGGTGCTCAGTGGACTTCGCAAGCTCTAG
- a CDS encoding sensor histidine kinase: protein MQGRFKRDGSAPAEQEPRGGTDRGSSPQHAQNPGPAGAGDNSDRAQRPGSTTGGGAEPNTSASSRGPVDTGSRIALRNWRISTRLVSLLALPVVAATSLGGLRIQESMNDMQQLEHMQLLTKMTKQATTLAQALQVERDQSAGPLSNKSKPTDYKVTGPRDKTDRATDAFLNETDSIGDSEGDEALESIHASISAIASQLGHIRTIRKTAYEEDTPSLNTIDQYSQLITSLLSLSQDMAQATSNPEMIKRTRALAAFSSAKEYASVQRAIIAAALPGGQVKDPHMNPNDRQFGKNALDKEDRAIRSFKTIYGTTGESAEELMTSLDNGNPEINAGNMYAKRVLNTTNDIEGKLVRSYLDWYDQSTIKIKAMETIEATLLSDMEAKARELRQASQRDAIINGAVILIVLGVSLVGAFVVARSMIRSLRRLQDTATRVAQDRLPELVKQLSETDPQDVDTSVESVGVHSRDEIGQVAAAFDDVHREAVRLAAEQALLRGNVNAMFTNLSRRSQGLIQRQLSLISELESREADPDQLSSLFKLDHLATRMRRNGENLLVLAGEEPGRRWTRPVPLVDVLRAAASEVEQYERIELSAVPATEVAGRVVNDLVHLLAELLENATSFSSPQTKVRVTGHALPDGRVLVEIHDTGIGLSPEDLAAINERLAQPPTVDVSVSRRMGLFVVGRLSLRHGIRIQLRPSDSGGTTALVMLPVDVAHGGKQPPSKQGSGQQPGGAPGGLLAGNGAGNGQRPGLGGGPGGPGSKGLGSGPGAQRGQVGAGSGPRAALPARDSGPGRAQGPQNGGQPNNGGRGQDFPAQGQEPQRQGGGLSGAFGNSARLGARGGQGGAHSGPQGGQGDAQGRNDAGQPNLFGHGAPAAPGQNGRTNQFAPQNQQAQQNQQGPGAPQNQQAQQPRQEPGGFQQPGGPGRQLPPPGGPRAELPGGNPQPQRPATTSWGADAPRGHDEHDATGQFARPAEPGQDQGFGAQGDQRNQRQPLDDHQGPGATSEFARPDFSAPQGRPYPQQSPQGQDPASTAQFARPDFGVPLQQNQDQQNPGAYDQGQQPPAPRQRGLDGNDFGAPRPAGETPRRPALPVQPQQPEALPPAGPGDGRTPLYDTLETNWFHGPGQGGQQSAEPQAPAAPEPTGAPVPPLPQRGADDAPVTSSWRASPNDELVRQAERVKKPAAGGVTTSGLPRRVPRANLVPGTAQQQNHQSGPQVSRAPDDVRGRLTNLRRGIQQGRQANNGPSTGSIHLGPTHQQER, encoded by the coding sequence GTGCAGGGACGTTTCAAGAGGGATGGCAGCGCTCCGGCGGAACAGGAGCCGCGCGGCGGGACCGACCGCGGTTCCTCGCCCCAGCACGCCCAGAACCCCGGGCCGGCCGGTGCCGGCGACAACAGCGACCGTGCGCAGCGCCCGGGCTCCACGACGGGCGGCGGTGCGGAGCCGAACACGTCCGCCTCCTCCCGCGGCCCGGTCGACACGGGCTCGCGAATAGCGCTCCGTAACTGGCGCATCAGTACGCGACTGGTCTCGCTCCTCGCCCTCCCGGTCGTCGCCGCGACCAGCCTCGGCGGTCTGCGGATCCAGGAGTCGATGAACGACATGCAGCAGCTGGAGCACATGCAGCTGCTGACGAAGATGACCAAGCAGGCGACCACGCTCGCCCAGGCGCTCCAGGTCGAGCGCGACCAGTCGGCCGGTCCGCTGTCCAACAAGTCCAAGCCGACCGACTACAAGGTCACCGGCCCCCGGGACAAGACCGACCGGGCCACCGACGCCTTCCTGAACGAGACCGACTCGATCGGTGACTCCGAGGGCGACGAGGCGCTGGAGAGCATCCACGCGAGCATCTCGGCGATCGCCTCCCAGCTCGGCCACATCCGTACGATCCGCAAGACGGCGTACGAAGAGGACACGCCGAGCCTCAACACCATCGACCAGTACAGCCAGCTGATCACCTCGCTGCTGAGTCTCTCGCAGGACATGGCCCAGGCGACCAGCAACCCGGAGATGATCAAGCGGACCCGGGCCCTGGCGGCGTTCTCCTCCGCCAAGGAATACGCCTCGGTGCAGCGCGCGATCATCGCCGCGGCGCTCCCGGGCGGCCAGGTCAAAGACCCGCACATGAACCCGAACGACCGGCAGTTCGGAAAGAACGCGCTCGACAAGGAAGACCGGGCGATCCGCTCGTTCAAGACGATCTACGGGACGACCGGCGAGAGCGCCGAAGAGCTCATGACGTCCCTGGACAACGGGAACCCGGAGATCAACGCCGGGAACATGTACGCCAAGCGCGTCCTCAACACCACGAACGACATCGAGGGCAAGCTGGTCCGGTCGTACCTGGACTGGTACGACCAGAGCACCATCAAGATCAAGGCCATGGAGACCATCGAGGCCACCCTCCTCAGCGACATGGAGGCCAAGGCCCGTGAGCTGCGGCAGGCCTCCCAGCGCGACGCGATCATCAACGGTGCGGTCATCCTCATCGTGCTCGGTGTCTCGCTCGTCGGCGCCTTCGTGGTGGCCCGCTCCATGATCCGTTCGCTGCGCCGCCTCCAGGACACCGCCACCCGGGTCGCCCAGGACCGGCTGCCCGAGCTCGTCAAGCAGCTCTCCGAGACCGACCCGCAGGACGTCGACACCTCCGTCGAGTCCGTCGGCGTGCACTCCCGGGACGAGATCGGCCAGGTGGCCGCGGCCTTCGACGACGTGCACCGCGAGGCCGTCCGCCTCGCCGCCGAGCAGGCCCTTCTGCGGGGCAACGTCAACGCGATGTTCACCAACCTCTCGCGCCGCTCCCAGGGCCTCATCCAGCGTCAGCTCTCACTCATCTCCGAACTGGAGTCCCGCGAGGCCGACCCGGACCAGCTCTCCTCCCTCTTCAAGCTCGACCACCTCGCGACCCGTATGCGCCGTAACGGCGAGAACCTCCTCGTCCTCGCGGGCGAGGAGCCGGGCCGCCGGTGGACCCGCCCCGTCCCGCTGGTCGACGTGCTCCGCGCCGCCGCCTCCGAGGTGGAGCAGTACGAGCGCATCGAGCTGTCCGCGGTGCCCGCCACCGAGGTCGCCGGACGCGTCGTCAACGACCTCGTGCACCTGCTCGCCGAGCTGCTGGAGAACGCCACGTCGTTCTCCTCGCCGCAGACGAAGGTCCGGGTCACCGGTCACGCGCTGCCCGACGGCCGCGTGCTCGTCGAGATCCACGACACCGGCATCGGCCTCTCCCCCGAGGACCTCGCCGCGATCAACGAGCGGCTCGCGCAGCCGCCGACCGTGGACGTCTCGGTCTCCCGCCGCATGGGTCTGTTCGTGGTCGGCCGGCTGTCGCTGCGTCACGGCATCCGGATCCAGCTGCGCCCCTCCGACTCCGGCGGTACGACGGCACTCGTCATGCTGCCCGTCGACGTCGCGCACGGCGGCAAGCAGCCGCCGTCCAAGCAGGGCTCCGGCCAGCAGCCCGGCGGCGCCCCCGGCGGCCTGCTCGCGGGCAACGGCGCGGGCAACGGCCAGCGTCCGGGCCTCGGCGGCGGCCCCGGCGGACCGGGGTCCAAGGGCCTCGGCTCCGGGCCGGGCGCGCAGCGCGGCCAGGTCGGCGCGGGCTCGGGTCCGCGGGCGGCCCTGCCCGCCCGCGACAGCGGACCGGGCCGGGCGCAGGGCCCGCAGAACGGTGGACAGCCGAACAACGGCGGCCGCGGCCAGGACTTCCCGGCCCAGGGCCAGGAACCGCAGCGCCAGGGCGGCGGCCTCTCCGGCGCCTTCGGCAACAGCGCCCGGCTCGGCGCCCGAGGCGGCCAGGGCGGTGCCCACAGCGGTCCTCAGGGTGGCCAGGGTGACGCCCAGGGCCGTAACGACGCGGGCCAGCCGAACCTGTTCGGTCACGGCGCTCCGGCCGCCCCCGGCCAGAACGGCCGTACGAACCAGTTCGCGCCGCAGAACCAGCAGGCCCAGCAGAACCAGCAGGGCCCGGGCGCGCCCCAGAACCAGCAGGCCCAGCAGCCCCGCCAGGAGCCGGGCGGATTCCAGCAGCCCGGCGGCCCCGGCCGTCAGCTGCCGCCGCCCGGCGGTCCGCGTGCCGAGCTGCCCGGGGGCAACCCGCAGCCGCAGCGCCCGGCGACCACCAGCTGGGGCGCCGACGCGCCGCGCGGTCACGACGAGCACGACGCGACGGGGCAGTTCGCCCGGCCGGCGGAACCCGGTCAGGACCAGGGGTTCGGCGCCCAGGGCGACCAGCGGAACCAGCGGCAGCCGCTGGACGACCACCAGGGTCCCGGCGCGACCTCCGAGTTCGCCCGGCCCGACTTCTCGGCGCCGCAGGGTCGTCCGTACCCGCAGCAGAGCCCGCAGGGCCAGGACCCGGCGAGCACCGCGCAGTTCGCGCGGCCCGACTTCGGCGTCCCGCTCCAGCAGAACCAGGACCAGCAGAACCCGGGCGCGTACGACCAGGGTCAGCAGCCGCCCGCGCCGCGTCAGCGCGGCCTGGACGGCAACGACTTCGGTGCGCCGCGTCCGGCGGGCGAGACGCCGCGCCGTCCCGCGCTGCCGGTCCAGCCCCAGCAGCCGGAGGCCCTGCCGCCCGCCGGTCCCGGGGACGGCCGTACGCCGCTGTACGACACCCTGGAGACCAACTGGTTCCACGGTCCGGGACAGGGCGGCCAGCAGTCCGCCGAGCCGCAGGCACCCGCGGCTCCGGAGCCCACCGGCGCACCCGTTCCGCCGCTTCCTCAGCGCGGTGCGGACGACGCCCCGGTCACCAGCTCCTGGCGCGCTTCGCCCAACGACGAACTCGTACGACAGGCCGAGCGGGTCAAGAAGCCCGCCGCCGGCGGGGTCACCACATCCGGGCTGCCCCGCCGGGTTCCCCGCGCCAATTTGGTTCCGGGGACGGCTCAGCAGCAGAATCACCAGTCCGGACCACAGGTCTCGCGTGCGCCCGATGACGTACGCGGTCGTCTCACCAATCTCCGCCGGGGCATCCAGCAGGGTCGGCAGGCCAACAACGGCCCGTCGACCGGCAGTATCCATCTCGGCCCCACTCACCAGCAGGAGCGTTAG
- a CDS encoding GTP-binding protein, which translates to MDFASSSGGAARSTTSAKIVVAGGFGVGKTTFVGAVSEINPLRTEAVMTSASAGIDDLTHTGDKTTTTVAMDFGRITLDQDLILYLFGTPGQDRFWFMWDDLVRGAIGAVVLVDTRRLADCFPAVDYFENSGLPFVIALNGFDGHQPYTPDEVREALQIGPDTPILTTDARHRADAKSALITLVEHALMARLR; encoded by the coding sequence GTGGACTTCGCAAGCTCTAGCGGCGGAGCGGCCCGCTCCACTACCTCGGCGAAGATCGTGGTGGCAGGGGGCTTCGGCGTGGGTAAGACCACGTTTGTCGGTGCCGTCTCGGAGATCAACCCGCTGCGCACCGAAGCCGTGATGACGTCCGCCTCGGCGGGCATCGACGATCTGACCCACACCGGGGACAAGACCACCACGACGGTGGCCATGGACTTCGGGCGTATCACCCTGGACCAGGACCTGATCCTGTACCTGTTCGGTACGCCCGGTCAGGACCGTTTCTGGTTCATGTGGGACGACCTGGTCCGCGGCGCCATCGGCGCCGTCGTCCTCGTCGACACCCGCCGCCTCGCCGACTGCTTCCCCGCCGTCGACTACTTCGAGAACAGCGGCCTGCCCTTCGTCATCGCCCTCAACGGGTTCGACGGACACCAGCCCTACACTCCCGACGAGGTACGCGAAGCACTCCAGATCGGCCCGGACACGCCGATCCTGACGACGGACGCCCGGCACCGCGCCGACGCCAAGAGCGCGCTCATCACACTGGTCGAGCACGCCCTGATGGCACGCCTGC
- a CDS encoding GTP-binding protein gives MDFASSSGGTGRATTSAKIVVAGGFGVGKTTFVGAVSEINPLRTEAVMTSASAGIDDLTHTGDKTTTTVAMDFGRITLDQDLILYLFGTPGQDRFWFMWDDLVRGAIGAVVLVDTRRLADCFPAVDYFENSGLPFVIALNGFDGHQPYTPDEVREALQIGPDAPIITTDARHRADAKSGLITLVEHALMARLK, from the coding sequence GTGGACTTCGCAAGCTCTAGCGGCGGTACGGGCCGCGCCACCACCTCGGCGAAGATCGTGGTGGCGGGCGGCTTCGGCGTGGGCAAGACCACGTTCGTCGGTGCCGTCTCGGAGATCAACCCGCTGCGCACCGAAGCCGTCATGACGTCCGCCTCGGCGGGCATCGACGATCTGACCCACACCGGGGACAAGACGACGACCACCGTCGCCATGGACTTCGGCCGCATCACGCTCGACCAGGACCTGATCCTGTACCTGTTCGGCACGCCCGGTCAGGACCGTTTCTGGTTCATGTGGGACGACCTGGTCCGCGGCGCCATCGGCGCCGTCGTCCTCGTCGACACCCGCCGCCTCGCCGACTGCTTCCCCGCCGTCGACTACTTCGAGAACAGCGGCCTGCCCTTCGTCATCGCCCTCAACGGCTTCGACGGACACCAGCCCTACACCCCCGACGAAGTACGCGAAGCACTCCAGATCGGCCCCGACGCGCCCATCATCACGACGGACGCCCGGCACCGCGCGGACGCCAAGAGTGGCCTGATCACGCTGGTCGAGCATGCCCTGATGGCACGCCTGAAGTAG
- a CDS encoding sensor histidine kinase encodes MRRSNEGSAAQPERGNFTPPSRAGASPADVPATEPAGGSTSPMAPRNWRVATRLNAILLIPVLVGLVMGGFEVKGSIDTWSEAQEAEKIAVVVRAASGYGQALLNERDLTAQPLLSGDRDAEVVEEARATTDEAAKKFDAAVEQMPAKAGLERRLQLFKAEEPKLPELRKVAYSQALDPVKTEEGYTQVQHSLMQFANELGLGTGNVTSYGRTVYAIELAKAAESLQRSIGTHLLVRPSKKPGTYNEQVKAFGSYNYLEQIALGEFNSGGTQADVDRLKQVMSGKAAEGARQIKAAKDQAEAAGEPFVAPPSIDGSVFDGMAQEIGKGQDPEELAAKGITPETWMAAATAKFEGYATVEDELVGKAVREAANISSDAKTDAIVNGLIVVIALLAAFILAGLMARQMSRSMRQLRTAAFGIAEQRLPSLVDQLSRTDPGRVDTRVQPIPITTQDEIGEVARAFDQVHREAVRLAAEQAMLRGNVNAIFTNLSRRSQSLIEGQLTLITDLENNEADPDQLESLFKLDHLATRMRRNGENLLILAGEEPGRRWDQPVPLVDVLRAASSEVESYERIELSGVPEAEIHGQAVTDLVHLLAELLENATTFSSPQTKVRVTATRLPDGRVMVEIHDKGIGLTAEDFADINHKLANPPTVDAAVSQRMGLFVVGRLADRHGIRVQLRPSGEQAGTTSLVMLPDAITHGGGGEPLDGQDDFTVSSIIPEQQHAFEPSQQQQAPMRTAAELGFDDSRYEVPADPAQLDPVGRSLMREERRAALEAQAGGNDAFGDNTQEQQGYAPEAYAGQDQYGGQQGYADEQYGQDQYGQNQYGQQPQQEAYPAPYEQQHDGEDGYPQQQGHPHPQPRQQDGYDGYPESAYATQDAPQGQYSDPYTASADQSHQDDWPVQSGFQNTFEPTAPAESESVPSAPAEPSERVGFDRPGSTPNVGPELTEAGLPRRGGQQHWQPGPGGRGNDQPAPTPQQEQRQAPQTDGNGTDDWRSANDERWERAEKLREPKAGGITPSGLPRRVPKANLVEGTAEQTQQGGPQVSRAPEDVRGRLSNLRRGIQQGRSAGSDTSNTYNQER; translated from the coding sequence GTGAGGCGAAGCAACGAGGGCTCCGCGGCGCAGCCCGAGCGGGGCAACTTCACCCCGCCGTCGCGCGCTGGGGCGTCACCTGCCGATGTGCCCGCGACGGAACCGGCCGGTGGCAGTACCAGCCCGATGGCCCCGCGCAACTGGCGGGTGGCCACCCGGCTGAACGCCATCCTCCTGATCCCGGTGCTGGTCGGCCTGGTCATGGGCGGCTTCGAGGTGAAGGGGTCCATCGACACCTGGAGCGAGGCGCAGGAGGCCGAGAAGATCGCGGTCGTCGTGCGCGCCGCGTCCGGCTACGGACAGGCCCTGCTCAACGAGCGTGACCTCACCGCCCAGCCGCTGCTCTCGGGCGACCGGGACGCCGAAGTGGTCGAGGAGGCCCGCGCTACCACGGACGAGGCCGCGAAGAAGTTCGACGCGGCGGTGGAGCAGATGCCCGCGAAGGCGGGCCTGGAGCGCCGCCTTCAGCTCTTCAAGGCCGAGGAGCCCAAGCTCCCCGAGCTGCGCAAGGTCGCCTACTCGCAGGCCCTGGACCCCGTGAAGACCGAAGAGGGCTACACACAGGTCCAGCACTCGCTGATGCAGTTCGCCAACGAGCTCGGCCTCGGCACCGGCAACGTCACCAGCTACGGCCGTACCGTCTACGCGATCGAGCTGGCCAAGGCCGCAGAATCGCTTCAGCGCTCGATCGGCACGCACCTGCTGGTGCGCCCGAGCAAGAAGCCCGGCACCTACAACGAGCAGGTCAAGGCCTTCGGCTCGTACAACTACCTGGAGCAGATCGCGCTCGGCGAGTTCAACTCCGGCGGCACCCAGGCCGACGTGGACCGGCTGAAGCAGGTCATGTCCGGCAAGGCCGCCGAGGGCGCCCGCCAGATCAAGGCCGCCAAGGATCAGGCCGAGGCCGCGGGCGAGCCGTTCGTGGCCCCGCCCAGCATCGACGGCTCGGTCTTCGACGGCATGGCCCAGGAGATCGGCAAGGGTCAGGACCCCGAGGAGCTGGCCGCGAAGGGCATCACGCCCGAGACCTGGATGGCCGCCGCCACCGCCAAGTTCGAGGGGTACGCCACCGTCGAGGACGAGCTCGTGGGCAAGGCGGTGAGGGAGGCGGCGAACATCTCCTCCGACGCCAAGACCGACGCCATCGTCAACGGCCTCATCGTCGTCATCGCGCTGCTGGCCGCCTTCATCCTGGCCGGGCTCATGGCCCGCCAGATGAGCCGCTCGATGCGCCAGCTGCGAACCGCCGCCTTCGGCATCGCCGAGCAGCGGCTGCCCTCCCTGGTCGACCAGCTCTCGCGCACCGACCCGGGCCGGGTCGACACCCGGGTGCAGCCGATCCCGATCACCACGCAGGACGAGATCGGCGAGGTCGCCCGCGCCTTCGACCAGGTCCACCGCGAGGCCGTCCGGCTCGCCGCCGAGCAGGCCATGCTGCGGGGGAACGTCAACGCGATCTTCACCAACCTCTCGCGCCGCAGCCAGTCCCTGATCGAGGGCCAGCTGACCCTGATCACCGACCTGGAGAACAACGAGGCGGACCCGGACCAGCTGGAGAGCCTCTTCAAGCTGGACCACCTGGCCACCCGTATGCGCCGCAACGGCGAGAACCTCCTCATCCTCGCGGGCGAGGAGCCCGGCCGCCGCTGGGACCAGCCGGTTCCGCTGGTGGACGTGCTGCGCGCCGCCTCCTCCGAGGTGGAGTCCTACGAGCGCATCGAGCTGTCCGGGGTACCGGAGGCCGAGATCCACGGCCAGGCCGTCACCGACCTCGTGCACCTGCTGGCCGAGCTGCTGGAGAACGCCACGACGTTCTCCTCCCCGCAGACCAAGGTCAGGGTCACCGCGACCCGGCTGCCCGACGGCCGCGTCATGGTCGAGATCCACGACAAGGGCATCGGCCTCACCGCCGAGGACTTCGCCGACATCAACCACAAGCTGGCCAACCCGCCGACCGTCGACGCCGCGGTGTCGCAGCGCATGGGCCTGTTCGTGGTCGGCCGACTGGCCGACCGGCACGGGATCCGGGTCCAGCTGCGCCCCTCGGGCGAGCAGGCCGGAACCACCTCGCTGGTCATGCTGCCGGACGCCATCACCCACGGTGGCGGTGGCGAACCCCTCGACGGCCAGGACGACTTCACCGTCTCCTCGATCATCCCCGAGCAGCAGCACGCCTTCGAGCCGTCCCAGCAGCAGCAGGCTCCGATGCGTACCGCCGCGGAGCTGGGCTTCGACGACTCGCGCTACGAGGTTCCGGCGGATCCGGCGCAGCTGGACCCGGTCGGGCGCTCGCTGATGCGCGAGGAGCGCAGGGCGGCGCTGGAGGCCCAGGCCGGCGGCAACGACGCGTTCGGGGACAACACCCAGGAACAGCAGGGTTACGCGCCGGAGGCGTACGCCGGGCAGGACCAGTACGGCGGTCAGCAGGGTTACGCCGACGAGCAGTACGGCCAGGACCAGTACGGGCAGAACCAGTACGGGCAGCAGCCGCAGCAGGAGGCCTACCCGGCGCCCTACGAGCAGCAGCACGACGGCGAGGACGGCTACCCGCAGCAGCAGGGGCACCCGCATCCTCAGCCGCGACAGCAGGACGGCTACGACGGCTATCCGGAATCGGCATATGCCACGCAGGACGCCCCCCAGGGTCAGTACTCCGACCCGTACACCGCTTCGGCAGACCAGTCCCACCAGGACGATTGGCCTGTTCAGAGCGGTTTCCAGAACACCTTTGAGCCGACCGCTCCGGCCGAATCGGAATCTGTTCCGAGCGCTCCCGCGGAGCCTTCGGAGCGCGTAGGCTTCGACCGTCCGGGATCCACCCCGAACGTCGGCCCCGAGCTGACCGAAGCCGGTCTGCCGCGCCGCGGCGGTCAGCAGCACTGGCAGCCCGGCCCCGGTGGCCGTGGCAACGACCAGCCCGCTCCGACTCCGCAGCAGGAACAGCGGCAGGCACCGCAGACGGACGGGAACGGCACCGACGACTGGCGCTCGGCGAACGACGAGCGCTGGGAGCGAGCCGAGAAGCTCCGTGAGCCGAAGGCGGGCGGAATAACCCCCTCCGGTCTCCCCCGGCGCGTACCCAAGGCCAACCTGGTCGAGGGCACGGCGGAGCAGACCCAGCAGGGCGGCCCACAGGTCTCCCGCGCACCCGAGGACGTCCGCGGCAGGTTGAGCAACCTGCGGCGGGGAATCCAGCAGGGACGCAGCGCGGGGTCGGACACCAGTAATACCTACAACCAGGAGCGTTAG
- a CDS encoding roadblock/LC7 domain-containing protein, which translates to MSQAAQNLNWLITNFVDNTPGVSHTVVVSADGLLLAMSEGFPRDRADQLAAVASGLTSLTAGASRIFEGGAVSQTVVEMERGFLFLMSISDGSSLAVLAHPDADIGLVGYEMALLVDRAGTVLTPDLRAELQGSLLH; encoded by the coding sequence ATGAGTCAGGCCGCACAGAATCTGAACTGGCTGATCACCAACTTCGTGGACAACACCCCAGGGGTGTCCCACACGGTGGTGGTCTCCGCCGATGGCCTGCTGCTGGCGATGTCCGAAGGATTCCCGCGCGATCGCGCCGACCAGCTCGCCGCCGTGGCGTCCGGGCTGACGTCGCTGACCGCCGGCGCGTCCCGGATCTTCGAGGGCGGCGCCGTGAGTCAGACAGTTGTGGAGATGGAGCGGGGATTCCTCTTCCTCATGTCCATCTCCGACGGTTCCTCACTGGCCGTTCTCGCCCACCCGGACGCCGACATCGGTCTGGTCGGGTACGAAATGGCCCTCCTTGTCGACCGTGCGGGCACCGTCCTCACGCCCGACCTCCGCGCCGAGCTCCAAGGCAGTCTGCTCCACTAG